The window AGTAGGCGCTGAGCGAGTCGTCGTCCTCGCGTGCGAAGCGCCGGCCGTGCAGGTCGCGGTCCTCCTCGTACGCCATGAACGGCACGGAGTAGCCGCAGCTGTCGCGGATGCGCTCGGCGCGGACGACGATGACGGCGCGCAGGCCGTGCGGGGCGGGGTCGATGTCGGGGAAGCGGGCGAGGAGTCCGGCGAAGCGCGGATCGTCCCGGAAGACGGCCTCGCCCGTGCCGTGCACCCGCACGATGGTGGGCGGGCCCTGGAAGGCACACCACATGAGGGTGATCCGGCCGTTCTCGCGCAGGTGCGCGATCGTCTCCGCGTTGGACCCCGCGAAGTCCAGGTAGGCGACGGTGAGTTCGTCGAGGATCACGAACGACCCCCGCAGACCCTTGGGGGAGAGGTTGACCGTGCCGTCGGCGGACAGGGGCGCGGTCGCGGTGAAGAACAGGGGCTGAGCCTCGATGAACGTACGGAGGCGGCCGTCTATGCGCTCGTAAGTCTTTCCCATGGCTAACGATTATCGACGGAAACGCTTCGCCTGTCTAAGGAATCGGCTGTCCGGGGAATCGGGTGCGGGAACACGAATTCCGGGTGGATCCCCTGGCTGGGATCCACCCGGAACCGGATGCGCCGTGGCCGCCCCGGCCGGCGCGCGGGGCGGCCACGGCTCCTGGTGCCCTCAGGGGGCGCAGGAGGTCACTCGCCGGACGAACGGGTCATCGCGAGAGTGCGTGGACGGTACGGACTACTGGTTGAGCTGGCAGGGGGCGAGCTTCTCCAGGCCCTCGGGCTTGGCGGCGGCGCGGCCGATCGCGGTCTCGATGCGGTTCAGCGCGGCGACGCGCTTGTCCTCCAGCGGGCCGAGGATGGCGTTGTCGACGAAGTTGGCACCGCCCTGGCCGACCGTGTCGATCAGGCGCTGGTTGGCTTCGGCGATCTGGGTGTCGAGGAGGGCGAGGTTGCGGTCGACCTCGGCCTGCGCGGAGGCGGGGATCGCGGGGAGGCTTCCCTCGACCGCCGGGCAGGAGATGGCGCCCGCGGCACCCGCGTTGCCCGCGTCCTCGGCGCCCGCACCGTCCTCGGCGCCCGCACCGGCACCGGCCTCGGCACCCGCACCGGCCTGCTCACCGGCACCGGCGGCGCCGCCCTGGTCGAGCTGGCAGGGGGCGAGCTTCTCCAGGCCCTCGGGCTTGGCGGCGGCGCGGCCGATGGCCGTCTCGATGCGGTTCAGCGCGGCGACGCGCTTGTCCTCCAGCGGGCCGAGGATGGCGTTCTGGACGAAGTTGGCACCGCCCTGGCCGACCGTGTCGACGAGGCGCTGGTTGGCCTCCTGGATCTGGGTCTGCAGCTGGGCGAGGTTGCTGTCGACCTCGGCCTTGGCGGAGGCGGGGATCGCCGGGAGGCTTCCCTCGACCGCCGGGCAGGAGATGGTGCCGGGGGAAGCGGCCCCGGCGGCGTCCTGGCCGCCGTTGTTGGCACCCTCACCGGCGAGAGCGGAACCCGCGATGACCGCTCCGGAGAGCACGACCGCGGCGGCGCCGCCGATGATCCCTACGCGACGCTTGTTGTACTTCGGAAGAGCCCTGGACATGCGGATGCCTCACTCGGGTCGGGTGTGGTCGGTGTGAACTAACGCGGCGCCTGCGTTCGGTGAGAGTTACGAGCAAGCGGTTTCATTTGTTCAAAGCTTTCTCCGCATCTCCCAAAGTTCTCTCAGATTGACGATTCATGCAGAGTTCTGCATACTCATGCATGACAGCGAACAGTGTGCGGAGATCTAGGAGCAACGCGAGTGAGCAGCAACAGCGGTGACGTACGGCTCTGGGGCGCCCGTTTCGCCGACGGTCCCGCAGAGGCCCTGGCGAAGCTGTCCGCGTCGGTCCACTTCGACTGGCGCCTGGCCCCGTACGACATCGCGGGCTCCCGCGCCCACGCGCGCGTGCTGCACAAGGCGGGCCTGCTCACCGAGGACGAGCTGAGCCGGATGATCGCCGGCCTGGACCAGCTCGAAGCGGACGTGGCGTCGGGCGACTTCGTCGGCACCGTCGCCGACGAGGACGTGCACACCGCCCTGGAGCGCGGCCTCCTGGAGCGTCTGGGCCCCGACCTGGGCGGCAAGCTGCGCGCCGGCCGGTCCCGCAACGACCAGGTCGCGACCCTCTTCCGGATGTACCTGCGCGACCACGCCCGCACGGTCGGCGGCCTGATCGCCGACCTCCAGGACGCGCTGATCGGACTGGCGCAGGCCCACCCGGACGTGGCGATGCCCGGCCGTACGCACCTCCAGCACGCCCAGCCGGTCCTGTTCGCCCACCACGTCCTCGCCCATGTCCAGTCCCTCTCCCGGGACGCGGAGCGGCTGCGCCAGTGGGACGAGCGCACAGCCGTCTCCCCGTACGGCTCGGGCGCCCTCGCGGGCAGCAGCCTCGGTCTGGACCCCGAAGCGGTGGCGAAGGACCTGGGCTTCGAGAACGGCAGCTCCGCGAACTCCATCGACGGCACGGCCTCCCGTGACTTCGTCGCCGAGTTCGCCTTCATCACCGCGATGATCGGCGTGAACCTCTCCCGGATCGCGGAGGAGGTCATCATCTGGAACACGAAGGAGTTCTCCTTCGTGACCCTCCACGACGCGTTCTCGACGGGCTCGTCGATCATGCCGCAGAAGAAGAACCCGGACATCGCGGAGCTGGCCCGAGGCAAGTCCGGCCGCCTGATCGGCAACCTGACGGGCCTGATGGCGACGCTGAAGGCCCTGCCCCTGGCCTACAACCGCGACCTCCAGGAGGACAAGGAGCCGGTCTTCGACTCCATCGACCAGCTGGAGATCCTTCTCCCCGCCTTCACCGGCATGATGGCCACGCTCACCGTCCACCGTGAGCGCATGGAGGAACTGGCCCCCGCCGGCTTCTCCCTCGCCACCGACATCGCCGAGTGGCTCGTCAAGCAGGGCGTCCCGTTCCGTGTCGCCCACGAGGTCGCCGGCGAGTGCGTGAAGGTCGCCGAGTCGGAGAACAAGGAGCTGAACGATCTGACGGACGACCAGTTCGCCAAGATCTCCGCCCACCTGACCCCCGAGGTCCGCTCGGTCCTCGACGTCCCCGGTGCCCTCGCCTCCCGCAACGGCCGCGGCGGCACCGCCCCGAGCGCGGTGGCGGTCCAGCTGGCCGACATCAAGCGGGACGTGACGGCCCAGCACGCCTGGGCGACCGCCAAGAAGGGCTGATCGACCGCCCTGAACGGGCCGCAGGCCCGTGTAGGGCGCGGGGAACTGCGCGACACGCCACGACGAGGCCGCATCCGCCCAAGAGCCCGTGCTCCCGAGCTCTTGGGCGCCCGGGCTGCCCGAGCGGAGCGCAGCCGCGGGTTACGTTGGTCGGAAGCCCCAAGGATCCGACCGAACGGAGCCCGCGATGCCCTTCGCCCGACTGGCCGCAGCGACCACCCCCACCTGCCATCTCGGACTCGGCCTCGCCGCAGTCGCCCGCCCCGGTTACATCAACCTCGGCCGCGACGCCGACCTCGGCGAGAACCGCACGGTCGACGCCCTGCGCACCCGCACCCACGAACTCCTCGACGCCGCCTACGCCCAGGGCGTCCGCTACTTCGACGTGGCCCGCTCGTACGGCCGCTCGGAGGAGTTCCTCGCCGACTGGCTGACGTCCCGCCCCGGCCTCGACGACATCGTCGTCGGCAGCAAATGGGGCTACACCTACACCGCCGACTGGACCACGGACGCCGAGCGGCACGAGGTCAAGGACCACAGCCTCCCCACGTACGAGCGACAGCGCGCCGAGAGCGCCGAACTGCTCGGCGACCGGCTCGACCTCTACCAGATCCACTCGGTGACCCCGGACAGCCCGGCCCTCACCGACAAGGAACTCCACGCCCGGCTGGCACAGGCCGCCGCCGAGGGCGTCACCATCGGCTTCTCCACCAGCGGCCCGGCCCAGGCGGAGGCCATCCGCACCGCCCTCGCCGTGACCGTGGACGGCGAACCCCTCTTCCGTACGGTCCAGTCGACGTACAACGCGCTGGAGACCTCCGCCGCGCCCGCCCTCGCCGAGGCGCACGACGCGGGTCTCACCGTGATCGTCAAGGAGGGCATGGCGAACGGCCGTCTGGCCGGCCCGCACGCCCCCGGGGCGCTCAGGGCCGTCGCCGAACAGACGGGACTCGGCTGCGACGCCGTCGCCCTGGCGGTGGTCCTGCGACAGCCGTGGGCCGGTGTCGTCCTCTCCGGCGCCGCCACCACCGGCCAGCTCGCCTCCAACCTGCACGCCGCGGTCGTCGACCTCGACGACGAACAGCTGACCGGCCTCGCCGACCTGGCCGAGGACCCGCGTACCTACTGGGAGAAGCGCGGACAGCTGCCCTGGCACTGACGGTCCCCCGCGGTACCCGCGCCATGAGACAGCCATGCCCCAGGTGAGACATGAATGTCCCACCTGGGTTATGGTTGTCTCATGGCCGTCGATCGTGAACACGTGCTGCGCAGCGCAGCCGCCCTGCTGACCCGCAAGTCCACCGCGACGATGGACGAGGTCGCGAAGGCCGCCGGGATCAGCCGCGCCACGCTGCACCGCCACTTCGCCGGGCGCGACGCGCTGGTACGGGCGCTGGAGGCGCTCGGCATCGCGGAGTGCGAGGCCGCGCTGGACGCGGCCCGCCCGACCGAGGGCCCGGCGCGCGAGGCCGTACGACGGCTGGTGCGGGAAATCGAGCCCGCCGCCGGCCTCCTCGCCTTCCTCTACACCGAGGCCCAGCTGTTCGAGGGCGAGCAGCAGCACGAGGGCTGGTCCCGGATCGACGACCGCATCGCGGCCCTCTTCAAACGCGGCCAGGCGGCGGGCGAGTTCCGTATCGACCTCACCCCGGCCTGGCTCACCGAGGCGCTGTACGGCCTGCTGGCCTCCGGCGCCTGGGCGGTCGCGGAAGGCCGTGTGGCCGCCAAGGACTTCACCTACATGACCGCCGAGCTGCTGCTCGGCGGCGCACTGCGTCATCCCGAACAACCGAGAGAGGAATCATGACCAGCACCCTGCGGCCGGCGCGCACCACGGAGACGGAGAAGAGGCCGGGCCGCTGGCTCGCGCTCTCCGTCCTCGTGCTCGCCGTGCTGCTGGTGGCCGTCGACGCGACCGTCCTCGGTCTCGCGACCCCCTACATCAGCGAGGACCTGCAGCCGTCGGGCACCCAGCTGCTGTGGATCGGTGACGTCTACTCGTTCGTCATCGCGGGCCTGCTCGTCTCGGCCGGCAGCCTCGGCGACCGCATCGGCCGCAAGAAGCTGCTGCTCATAGGGGCCACGGCGTTCGGCGCGATATCCGTGCTCAACGCCTATGCGACGACGCCCGAGATGATGATCGTCGCGCGGGCCCTGCTCGGTGTCGCGGGCGCCACCCTGATGCCCGCCACCCTCGCCCTGATCCGCAACCTCTTCGACGACCCGCGCGAGCGCAGCCTCGCCATCGGCATCTGGGGCGCCACGGCGTCCGCCGGCACGGCGGTCGGCCCGGTCGTCGGCGGGTTCCTGCTGGAGCACTTCTGGTGGGGTTCGGTCTTCCTGATCAACCTGCCGGTGATGGCGGTCCTCGTCCTCGTCGGCGTCAAGCTGCTCCCCGAGTCCCGTCACCCGAGCCCCGGCCCCTGGGACATGCTCAGCGTCGGCCTGTCGCTGGCCGGCATGCTCGGTGTCGTGTACGCGGTCAAGGAGACCGCCACCCACGGCCTCGACGGCAACGCGCTCGCCGCGGGCCTCCTCGGCCTCGCCGGACTGTTCTTCTTCGTGCGCCGTCAGCTGACGCTTCCGCACCCGCTGCTGGACATGCGCCTGTTCCGCAACCGGGGCTTCTCCGGGGCGGTCCTGGCCGACCTGCTGACCATTCTGGGCCTCTCCGGCCTGGTTTTCTTCCTCTCGCAGTTCCTGCAACTCGTCCAGGGCCGGGGCCCGTTGGAGGCGGGTCTCGCGGAGCTGCCGGCGGCCGTCGGCGCGGTGGTCGCGGGCCTGATCGCCGGAACCGCCGCCCGCCGCTTCTCGGTCCGTTCGGTGGTCGCGGGCGGTCTGGCGGCCATCGGCGTGGCCCTCGCCCTGCTCACCCTGGTCGACCGGACCACCGGCTACCCCCTGATCGGGGCAGCGTTGCTGATCGTCGGCGTCGGCGCGGGCTTCTCCTTCACCGTGACCGCCGACGTCATCCTCTCCAGCGTCCCCAAGGAACAGGCGGGCGCGGCCTCGGCCGTCTCGGAGACGGCGTACGAGTTGGGCGCGGCCCTCGGCATCGCGGTCCTGGGCTCGATCGTGACGGGCGTCTACCGCGACTTCCCGGCCCCGCCCGGCACCCCGGCCGAGGCCCACGAGTCGCTGGGCGGAGCGGTGGAGGCGGCGCGGACCATGCCGCCGAACACGGCACACGACATGCTCACCTCGGCCCAGGACGCCTTCGTCGACGGCCTGACCATCGCCGCAGCCGCAGGAGCGACGGTACTCCTGGCAACAGCAGCCACAGCCTGGTTCCTCCTACACACCCAACACCTGGACAACACCCCCTGAACCCACACGCCCACCCCAACCCCCCGCCCCGCCAGGGGCGCGGGGAACGGCGCGCCAAGCCCTCACGAACCCGCACCCGGCAAACGAGGGGAGCACCCCCTCAGGGGCGCGAGGAACGGCGCGACAAGCCCCCACTCACCCGCACCCGACAAACGACCGATCCACCTCAGGGGCGCGAGGAACGGCGCGACAAGCCCCCACTCACCCGCACCCGACAAACGACCGATCCACCCCAGGGGCGCGGGGAACGGCGCGACAAGCCCCCACTCACCCGCACCCGCACACGCCCCCGAGCCCCCAACCCCTCACCGCCGAACCAGCGGAGCTACGCCGCTTCCTTGGCCTTCGACGCGTACATATCCACATACTCCTGCCCCGACAACCGCATGACCTCAGCCATCACAGAATCGGTCACCGCCCGCAGCACATACCGATCCCGGTCCATCCCCTCGTACCGGGAGAACTCCATCGCCTCACCGAACCGCACCGTCACCCGATGCGGCCGCGGCACCCCCGCCCCACCCGGCTGGATCTTGTCCGTCCCGATCATCGCGAAGGGGACGACCGGCGCCCCGGTCATCAACGTCAGCCGGGCGATGCCCGTACGCCCCCGGTACAGACGGCCGTCGGGCGACCGCGTCCCCTCGGGGTAGATGCCGAACATCCGGCCCTCGTCCAGCACCCGCCGTCCGGTCATCAGTGCGGCCACACCGCCACGGCCGCCGTCACGGTCGACGGGGATCATGCCGACACCGGTGAAGAACCAAGCCATCAGACGGCCCTTGATCCCCTTGCCCGTGACGTACTCGTCCTTGCCGATGAAGACGACCTGCCGGTCGCAGACCAGCGGCAGGATCATCGAGTCGATGAAGGTCAGGTGGTTGCCGGCGAGGATCACCGGACCGTCTCCCGGAATGTGCTCGGCGCCCTCCACCCGGGGGCGGAACATCAGGCGCATGATCGGTCCGAGCACTGCCTTGATGAGCGCGAAGCGGGACAACAGGCCCTCCCATGTCAAGCGTTCCGGTACAAGTATGTGCAGGTGAGGACGATACTCCCGGTTCCGGGGCCGGCGCACACCGGGTTCACCGAGTGGATACCAAGTGTTGACGCTGTTTTACCTGCGGTGACGCGCGGGTGGCGGCCTGTCACCGGCCGGAAACATGTGACGGACATCGCGACCCCGATCCGACAGCCCGTCACATCACGCCGCTCGCGCGACACAAGGCGTCTTCCGCGTGTTCCGTCCCAGGTCTCCCGGCGGTCACCTCCGGACACCTACGATCGTCCCGCTTTGACAGGTGCAGGGCATCACGGTGGAGGAGCCGGTCATGGGGACGCAGGAGTCGCGACAGTCGCAGGACCCGAACGAGCAGGGACGCGGAGCGGGCCGACGGGCACTGCTCGGCGCCGCGATGCTCGGCGCGGGCGGAGCGGTCCTCGGACTGCCGGCCACGGCCGCGGCCGGTGAGGCCGCGTCGGGCACGAAGTCGGGCGGCGGGTACCGCAGACTCCCCGTGCCGACGATCATCGCGCACCGCGGGGCCAGCGGCTACCGCCCGGAACACACGCTCGGCTCGTACCAGCTGGCCCTCGACATGGGCGCGCACGTCATCGAGCAGGACCTCGTGCCCACCAAGGACGGCCACCTCGTCTGCCGTCACGAGAACGACATCACCGGCACGACCGACGTGTCGGCGCACCCCGAGTTCGCCGACCGGAAGGCCACGAAGGTCGTCGACGGCGTCACCTACACCGGCTGGTTCACCGAGGACTTCACGCTCGCCGAGCTGAAGACCCTGCGCGCCAAGGAGCGCATCCCGGGCAACCGCCAGGAGAACACCCTCTACGACGGCCGCTGGGAGATCCCCACCTTCGAGGAGGTGCTGCGCTGGGCCGACAAGGAGGGCAGGAAGCGGGGCGAACGGGTCTGGCTGCACGTCGAGACCAAGCACCCCACCTACTTCCGCAAGCTGGGCCTCGGCCTGGAGGAGCCGCTCGCCAAGCTGCTGCGCAAGTACGACCGGCACAAGAAGAACGCGCCGGTCTTCCTGCAGTCGTTCGAGCCGAGCAGCATCCAGCGCCTGAACGACCTGGTCGACAGCCCCCTCGTCGTCCTGCTCTCCGGCGCCGCCACCCGTCCCTGGGACTTCGTCGAGGCCGGCGACCCGCGCACCGTCGCCGACCTGGTCAAGCCGGCCGGGCTCGCCTGGATCGCCTCGTTCGCGAACGGCATCGGCCCCACGCTCGACCTGATCATCCCGCGCGACGCGGGCGGCAACCTGACCACGCCGACCACCCTCGTCGCGGACGCGCACGCCAAGAACCTGATCCTGCACCCCTACACCATGCGTAACGAGAACACCTTCCTCCCCGCGAACTTCCGCAGGGGCACGGACCCCAACGCCTACGGCGACGCCTTCGGCGCGTTCAAGGTGTACTTCGACACCGGCATCGACGGCATCTTCACCGACAACGCCGACACCGGCCTGCTGGCCCGCGCGGACTTCGTCGGCGACTGACGACCGCCCGACGGGCCGGGCCGTCAACGTCCGAGCCGTCGGCCCCGATTGGGGTGATTCCCGTCCGCCCCGGCAACCCCTGCCGGGGCGGCGTCGTCCCGGGGCATATGACACACGACATGCTCACCACCCTCCGCCCCCTGCTGGTCGCGGAGGTGTCGGCCGAGGCCGACGCGGCCGGCACCGAGGCGGGGGACCTGGAACAGGCGGTCTGGCTGCGCCTGCTGGAACGGATCGACGCCGACGGCCCGCCCGCCGACCCCGAGGGCTGGCTGCGCAGCGCCGTCCGCTTCGAGGCCCGCCTCAGCCGCCGTACGGCCCGGCGCGAACTGCCCTACAGCGCCGAACCCGCCGACGAGCACGCACCCGGCCCCGAACAGCAGGCCCTGACGGCCGCCCGCCGCCGCGCGCTGTACGCGGCCGTACGCCGGCTCCCGGGCCGGTGCCCCCGGCTGCTCGCGGCCCTGCTGTCCCCGAAGGACCTCACCTACCGCGAGATCGCGGGCGAGTTGGGTATCTCACAGGGCAGCCTGGGTCCGGAACGTTCCAGATGTCTGGGATGTCTTCGACGATTGCTGTCCGCGGAGGTTGCGGCGCACGAACCACGGGGATAGGAGTGAAGGACATCGGGTGAGCAGGTGAGCGGGAGGCGTGCACACATGGGCATGAGCGTGACCATCTCGGTGGCGACCGAGCAGGACGCCGAGCAGATCTTCAGGCTGCAGTACCTGTGCTTCCAGGGCGAGGCGGCCCTGTACGGCAACTACCGCATCGATCCGCTCGTCCAGAGCCTCGACTCCGTCCGCGAGGAGGTCGCCGCGGACTGTGTGTTCGTGGCCAGGCTGGGTGACGAAGTGGTCGGCTCCGTGCGCGGCGCCCTCGGCGCCGACGGCACCGCGGCCATCGGCAAGCTCTGCGTCCACCCGCGTCTCCAGGGCCACGGCATCGGCGCACGGCTCCTGCGCGCCGCCGAGTCCGCCCTCGCCGAGGAGCACGGCGCCACCAGGTTCCGCCTCAGCGCGGGCCGGCGCAGCGAGGGCAACCTCCGGTTGTACCGCCGGGTCGGCTACGAGACCGTGGGCACCAGCCAGGGCCGGGACGGCGTACCGATGGTGGTGCTGGAGAAGCCCGCGGCGGCGTACGCGACGACGGCCTAGAGCCGGGGCGCGCCCGACGCGCCCTCGGTGGGGCCCGAAGATCCGCACGACGAGCCACGACGGAAACCTCGGTCGCCTGACGACGAGACCCTCAGGCGGCCTGCCCCTGTCGCGCGCTCTTGCGCAGCCAGTACATCGCCGTGACCGGCAGGATCACGGGGATGAACAGGTATCCGATCCCGTAGTCCGACCACACGGTCTTGTCGGGGAACGCCGACGGCTCGACCAGCGTCCATGTCCCGACGACGAGGACGCCGGCCAGTTCGACCGCGCAGCAGATCCGCGCGGCCCGCCGGGCGAACTCCCCGCCCCGCACCAGCGAGTACGTGATGAACCCGTACACGACACCGGCCACCGCGGACAGCGTGTAGGCGAGCGGCGCGTGCTCGAACTCGGTGGAGATCTGCACGGCGGAGCGGGACACGGCCCCGACGACCATCACGCCGTAGAGCCAGACCAGCAGCATTCCCGGCCCGCTGATGAGCCGCGTCCGCCTGGTGTCCCGCGGTACGTCGTCCGTGGCGGTCACGTCAGCCTCCCCAGATGTCGTAGAGCCGCACCTGCAGCACGGCGAGCACCACGCCGCCGGCCGCGACGGTCACGCTGCCCCAGCGGGTGCGCTCCGCCAGGGACATGAACCCGGTGACCGGGACGCAGGCGAACGCCCCGAGCAGATAGGAGACGAAGATCGTGGTCCCCTGCTCCGGCTTCTCCCCGCGCGCCAACTGCACGATGCCGACGACCAGTTGCACCAGGGCCAGCACCGACACCGCGGCCATGCCGATGAAGTGCCAGTCCTTGGTCGGCTGATCGCGGTACGCGGCCCAGCCGCACCAGGCGGCGAGCAGAAGGGCGGCGACGGCGGTCGTCACCGTCAGGGGAACAAGCATGCCGCGACCCTATTACGGCCCAAAACCCCGCCGCGCCCGGCCCCGGCCCGTGAAACCCGAAGGCCGCGGATCGTGGCCTTGGCCACAACGGCCGTTGCCCACGCAGCGGACACCACCCCATCGCACCTGCGGAGATGCCTCCCTGGGCTGTCCGCATTGCGGACAGCCCGCTCTCACCTGCCGCATACATCTGTTTTACTGATCTCATGACCACGACGAGCTGCCGCACCCTTGCGACCGAGGCGACGATGACGCCCGGTGCTCGTTGTATGTGTCGAATGTGCGCCTAGTAGAAGGCCCCGCACGCCCTCGCGCGTGACGGACCGAGCCCCACGCGCATGTTCTCCCCCGGTTCCCTCGCCACCGCGAGAACCGTGTCGCGTCCCTGACAGCCTGCACCCGTGCCCGGGCACACCCACGCCCCCGCACACGACAGTGACGGAAATCCAGTGATCACCACATCGGGCCTGACCAAGGTCTACCGCGGTCGCGGCCGTGAGACGACCGCCCTCGACGGCGTCGATCTCCATGTACGCGAGGGCGAGGTGTACGGCGTGATCGGCCAGTCCGGCGCCGGCAAGTCCTCGCTGATCCGCTGCGTCAACCTCCTCGAACGCCCCACCTCCGGAACCGTGACCGTCGCGGGCCGGGACCTGACCGCCCTGGCCGGCCGCGGCCCCCGCGCCGGCCGGGAACTCCGCCGGGCGCGCGGCCGTATCGGCATGGTCTTCCAGCACTTCAACCTGCTGTCCACCCGCACGGTCCAGGACAACATCGAGCTGCCGCTCGACATCCTCGGCAGGTCCGGCAAGGAGCGGTCCCGCAAGGCCCTGGAACTGCTCGACCTCGTCGGCCTGGCCGACAAGGCCAAGGCATACCCGGCCCAGCTCTCCGGCGGCCAGAAGCAGCGCGTCGGCATCGCCCGCGCGCTGGCCGGTGACCCCGAGGTGCTCCTCTCCGACGAGGCCACCAGCGCCCTCGACCCCGAGACCACCCGCTCGATCCTGGCCCTGCTGCGCGACCTGAACCGCCGGCTCGGCCTGACCGTCCTGCTCATCACGCACGAGATGGACGTCGTCAAGACCGTCTGCGACTCGGCCGCCCTCATGGAGAAGGGCCGGATCGTGGAGTCCGGCACGGTCGGCGAGCTGCTCGCCACCCCCGGCTCCGCCCTGGCCGCCGCCCTCTTCCCGGTGGGCGGCGAGGCCACCGGCGAGGACCGCACGGTCGTCGACGTCACCTTCCAGGGCGAGGCCGCGACCCAGCCGGTCGTCTCCCGCCTGTCCCGCACGTACAACATCGACATCTCGATCCTCGGCGCCGCCATCGACACCGTCGGCGGCCTCCAGATCGGCCGGATGCGCCTGGAACTGCCCGGACGCTACGAGGACAACGTCGTCCCCCTCGGTTTCCTGCGCGAGCAGGGCCTGCGCGTCGACGTGGTCGGCCGGGACGCCCAGGCCTCCACGCCGGTGCAGGGGGGTGCCAAGTGACCTGGGACGAGATGCGGCCCCTACTGGAACAGGCGTGCGGGGACACCTTCTACATGGTCGGCTGGTCCACGCTCATCGCGGTCGTCGGCGGACTCCCGCTCGGCATCCTGCTCGTCCTCACGGACCGGGACGGGCTGCTGCGCAACGTCCTCGCCAACAAGGTCATCGGGCAGATCGTGAACGTCGCCCGCTCGATGCCCTTCATCATCCTGATGGTCGCGCTGATGGGCTTCACCCGCTGGGTCACCGGCTCGACCATCGGCCGTGAGGCCGCCATCGTGCCGCTCGCCATCGGCGCGATCCCGTTCTTCGCGCGTCTGGTCGAGACGGCGGTCCGCGAAGTGGACCACGGGCTCGTCGAAGCCGTGCAGGCCATGGGCGGCAACACCTGGACCGTCGTCCGCCGGGTCCTCGTCCCCGAGTCCCTGCCGTCGCTGATCTCCTCGGCCACCACGACCGTCGTCGCCCTCATCGGCTACTCCGCCATGGCCGGCACCGTCGGCGCGGGCGGCCTCGGCGACATCGCCATCCGGTACGGCTACCAGCGCTTCGAGACCGAACTGATGTGGATCACCGTGGCGGTCCTCGCGGTCGTCATCTCCGCCGTCCAGTTCGCCGGCGACTACGCGGCCCGCGCCCTGCACCGGCGCGGCGGGCGGTCCTCGGCCG is drawn from Streptomyces bottropensis ATCC 25435 and contains these coding sequences:
- a CDS encoding aldo/keto reductase produces the protein MPFARLAAATTPTCHLGLGLAAVARPGYINLGRDADLGENRTVDALRTRTHELLDAAYAQGVRYFDVARSYGRSEEFLADWLTSRPGLDDIVVGSKWGYTYTADWTTDAERHEVKDHSLPTYERQRAESAELLGDRLDLYQIHSVTPDSPALTDKELHARLAQAAAEGVTIGFSTSGPAQAEAIRTALAVTVDGEPLFRTVQSTYNALETSAAPALAEAHDAGLTVIVKEGMANGRLAGPHAPGALRAVAEQTGLGCDAVALAVVLRQPWAGVVLSGAATTGQLASNLHAAVVDLDDEQLTGLADLAEDPRTYWEKRGQLPWH
- the argH gene encoding argininosuccinate lyase — translated: MSSNSGDVRLWGARFADGPAEALAKLSASVHFDWRLAPYDIAGSRAHARVLHKAGLLTEDELSRMIAGLDQLEADVASGDFVGTVADEDVHTALERGLLERLGPDLGGKLRAGRSRNDQVATLFRMYLRDHARTVGGLIADLQDALIGLAQAHPDVAMPGRTHLQHAQPVLFAHHVLAHVQSLSRDAERLRQWDERTAVSPYGSGALAGSSLGLDPEAVAKDLGFENGSSANSIDGTASRDFVAEFAFITAMIGVNLSRIAEEVIIWNTKEFSFVTLHDAFSTGSSIMPQKKNPDIAELARGKSGRLIGNLTGLMATLKALPLAYNRDLQEDKEPVFDSIDQLEILLPAFTGMMATLTVHRERMEELAPAGFSLATDIAEWLVKQGVPFRVAHEVAGECVKVAESENKELNDLTDDQFAKISAHLTPEVRSVLDVPGALASRNGRGGTAPSAVAVQLADIKRDVTAQHAWATAKKG
- a CDS encoding glycerophosphodiester phosphodiesterase, producing the protein MGTQESRQSQDPNEQGRGAGRRALLGAAMLGAGGAVLGLPATAAAGEAASGTKSGGGYRRLPVPTIIAHRGASGYRPEHTLGSYQLALDMGAHVIEQDLVPTKDGHLVCRHENDITGTTDVSAHPEFADRKATKVVDGVTYTGWFTEDFTLAELKTLRAKERIPGNRQENTLYDGRWEIPTFEEVLRWADKEGRKRGERVWLHVETKHPTYFRKLGLGLEEPLAKLLRKYDRHKKNAPVFLQSFEPSSIQRLNDLVDSPLVVLLSGAATRPWDFVEAGDPRTVADLVKPAGLAWIASFANGIGPTLDLIIPRDAGGNLTTPTTLVADAHAKNLILHPYTMRNENTFLPANFRRGTDPNAYGDAFGAFKVYFDTGIDGIFTDNADTGLLARADFVGD
- a CDS encoding MFS transporter codes for the protein MTSTLRPARTTETEKRPGRWLALSVLVLAVLLVAVDATVLGLATPYISEDLQPSGTQLLWIGDVYSFVIAGLLVSAGSLGDRIGRKKLLLIGATAFGAISVLNAYATTPEMMIVARALLGVAGATLMPATLALIRNLFDDPRERSLAIGIWGATASAGTAVGPVVGGFLLEHFWWGSVFLINLPVMAVLVLVGVKLLPESRHPSPGPWDMLSVGLSLAGMLGVVYAVKETATHGLDGNALAAGLLGLAGLFFFVRRQLTLPHPLLDMRLFRNRGFSGAVLADLLTILGLSGLVFFLSQFLQLVQGRGPLEAGLAELPAAVGAVVAGLIAGTAARRFSVRSVVAGGLAAIGVALALLTLVDRTTGYPLIGAALLIVGVGAGFSFTVTADVILSSVPKEQAGAASAVSETAYELGAALGIAVLGSIVTGVYRDFPAPPGTPAEAHESLGGAVEAARTMPPNTAHDMLTSAQDAFVDGLTIAAAAGATVLLATAATAWFLLHTQHLDNTP
- a CDS encoding TetR/AcrR family transcriptional regulator; this translates as MAVDREHVLRSAAALLTRKSTATMDEVAKAAGISRATLHRHFAGRDALVRALEALGIAECEAALDAARPTEGPAREAVRRLVREIEPAAGLLAFLYTEAQLFEGEQQHEGWSRIDDRIAALFKRGQAAGEFRIDLTPAWLTEALYGLLASGAWAVAEGRVAAKDFTYMTAELLLGGALRHPEQPREES
- a CDS encoding lysophospholipid acyltransferase family protein, coding for MSRFALIKAVLGPIMRLMFRPRVEGAEHIPGDGPVILAGNHLTFIDSMILPLVCDRQVVFIGKDEYVTGKGIKGRLMAWFFTGVGMIPVDRDGGRGGVAALMTGRRVLDEGRMFGIYPEGTRSPDGRLYRGRTGIARLTLMTGAPVVPFAMIGTDKIQPGGAGVPRPHRVTVRFGEAMEFSRYEGMDRDRYVLRAVTDSVMAEVMRLSGQEYVDMYASKAKEAA
- a CDS encoding pyridoxamine 5'-phosphate oxidase family protein; this encodes MGKTYERIDGRLRTFIEAQPLFFTATAPLSADGTVNLSPKGLRGSFVILDELTVAYLDFAGSNAETIAHLRENGRITLMWCAFQGPPTIVRVHGTGEAVFRDDPRFAGLLARFPDIDPAPHGLRAVIVVRAERIRDSCGYSVPFMAYEEDRDLHGRRFAREDDDSLSAYFSSKEHIATSMDGLPGLPLPLPPSVV